Within the Tursiops truncatus isolate mTurTru1 chromosome 19, mTurTru1.mat.Y, whole genome shotgun sequence genome, the region GCACTCACCTTTGCCATCCACCTGCAGCCCTGACTTGTCCACCTGAAGCCACTACAGCATCTGTGCATGGACCTGTCATGGGGGCTGTGTCCCACCTCTCAGCCCTGCTCACTGTTCTACCCAATGCCATGAGGGCTGTGAGTGTGACCCTGGCCTCATCTTTGATGGCACAGACTGTGTATCCCAGGACCACTGTGGCTGCTTCCACAGTGGGTGCGACATCCCTGTCAGAGAGGCCTCCATGCCTGGGTGGGTAGGCACAGAGTCTCCCGTACCTCATCATAAAATGTTCCCTGAAACACACCATATCAGTAAGACTTTCAGCTGTAACTGACAGAAAATGATGCCAACTATATTAAATACAACAGGGAATTTATATCCTTTTATTTGTGTAAAGTTGAGGCCTTCAGACATGGCTGGATTCAGGGACCCAAATAATGTCACTAGGACTCAAGTTTCCATCTTTCAtccctgccttttcctttttctgtgttaGCATCTATATTAAGTAGGCTCTACATCCAAATGCTATAACAGAGGCTCAACATTACAGGGGCTTAAACttgataaaagtttatttttcatgaaCAATCCAAGTATAACCAGTTTGTTTCCTCCAAGTCAGGAACACAGGCTCCTTCTATCACACAACACAGCAGGGGTCAGCTCCTGGATTGCAGGGTTGAGGAATGAGACAGCTGGAGACAGCAGGTATAGACACCTCTCTTGACAAGTTGTCCATGCAGAAAGGGGAGAATAAAGATCAGCTAGAAAGTTCCAGAGGGCAAAGGTATCTtagaaatgatgatgatgacgatgatgatgatgatgattttgagATGGGAGAAACTCAGGGATGTTTAAGTGCTGATGGGAAGAAGCCAGACAAGGAGAGGTTGGAAATCCAGCAGGGAGAGATGCCAGGGTGGAGGATGCATGGTTCCCCAAGGAACTTGGAAGCAGGAGAGCAACAGGAGAATTGAAATTTGGGCAGGCAAAATGGATAGTATTTCTAAGTAAGAGGGAAACAAACCTGAAATCTCATGATGAGAAATAGAAACATCTATGAGTTCAAGGTTAATTGTAGGAGTGGGAGGATGGGCCAGCAAGAGAACGGCTGGGTATCTGCCACAACCTGGCAGGTAAACTAAGCCAGAACCTTTGGTTAAAGGGTCAAGAAACCCCCACTATGTCTCTTAAACTTCTAGTGTAACTTTGGGTAAGTGACTCaacctctctctgtgcctcagtttgctcatccaCAAAAAGTGGTGATAAGAGTGGTGCCCACCACATAGGGTAGCTGTGAAGATACATATAAAGTGCTTGGGGGACTTCTGTGGTGGCGCattggataagaatctgcctgccaatgtgggggacacgggttcgatccttggtctgggaagatcccacgtcatggagcaactaagcccgggagccacaactactgagcccgcgtgccacaattactgaagcctacacacctagagcccgtgctccacaacaagagaagccaccacgataagcccacacaccgcaacaaagagtagcccccactcgtagcccccactctccgcatcCAGAGAAAGCTGGTGCCAGCAACgaagccaacgcagccaaaaataaataaataaatttttaaaaaaattaagtgcttGGTATAAGTAAGTGCCCAGTAAGTATAAGCTGTGATTGCTCTTGCAGccatttttatattatctttggTGAGGCAGTATGTATAGCAGAGTGGTTAAAAACACAGGCCATAAAATCAGATCCCTGGGGTTTgaaacctggctctgccacttaccagctatgtgaaCCTGGGCAGGCTACGTTACTTCTCTGGCCTTGGTTTCCTAAGAGGCAAGAGGCGTATGGTCCTGCAGATCTACCTTGTCAGAGTGTTGGTGAGGATTTAATGTCACTTAAAATATCAagtgtttagggacttccctggcagtccagtggttaaggctctgcctcccaatgcagtgagcgcaggtttgatccctgatcgggcacggccaaaacttaaaacaaacaaaaaatgttttaaatattcactattttcaaataaatgtattaCATAATATAAATTAGGTGACAAGATATTAATATAGCATCATAttatattgcatattttattaaCATACTGTGTCATACATtatcttataaataaaatattaaagcacttgaaagagtgcctggcacagagtagtgCTCAGTAAACAGTTACTAGATTATGAAGACACAGGTGAGAGAGACGTGACAGGATCCAaaggcttttttttctctctctctaaatctCCCTTTTAAGAAAGTGTTTATTACGGAAAATTTCAAGCatcacaaaagaagagagaatagtGTTATGAAACCCCATTACAGTTACAAATATTTTGCcactcttgctttcttttcctctcactctttgtcgctccgcggcatgtgggatcctcccggaccggggcacgaacccgtgtcccctgcatcggcagggggaccctcaaccactgcaccaccagggaagcacctccTCTCgctctttttgttttgtgctggaggattttaaagcaaatcccagacctTATTCCTCTAGCAAAGACCTGGATATGTATTTCTGATAGAGACACCGAGGGGATTCATAGCGGTTTCAGATCTCCCGTTTGACTCCCAAACTCCGACCCTCTCCCCAGTCCCCGACCCGCCTCCCTTCTAGCATAAGAACCCACGCCCAGCGCAGCTCGCCGCCCAGGTGTGCCGGGTCGTGGTCGCACGCTGGGCGGAGGGTTCCGGGTTATTGTCCAGCGGCCCCCCACGCTCCGGGTGCTGGTAGGGTCCGAGGGGGTCGTGGCATTGCAGGCCTCCCAGCCCTACGAGTACGCCTCCGCGTAGCCTGCGGGGACTCTAACGGAATTGAGGCTGACCTGATACTCCCTGGACATCGGGGTGCCAGCCTAGTCGAAATGTGCCATGTGGGCTGGACTCTGGACTTCAACAGCTAGGGAGGCCGCTCCCTCTCCTACCCTCGGACCCGACTCATGTCGGTAGAGGGCGCTAAGAGCCCAACTCCCTGCGCTACAGGCTGCGTCTGGGGGCTTACAGCCCACACCATCTCTCACGCCATCTTAGCACCGAGAAGCTTGTCCTGCCGGCTGTGACCCAACACTTCACCGCGTGACCCCGTCCCTCTGCCCGTCCCCCGGGTTGGGACCCTCGACGCACACCTGCTCTGCGGGTGGGAATGCATGGAGCTTCCCGAGACTGCTTTAATAAATAACTGAGGACAAAAGCATGCCTGTGCCTGTCTTCTCTCTCCCAGTGCCCCCAGAGCCCTGAGGCTCACAAGGGCTCCAACCTCTAGCTCTCTCCACTGGCAGGACCCAAGAATCAGGTCAGGATCCCTGGTCCCTTCCGACCCCAAACCTAAGGGCCTCAGCGCCTAGCGCCCTCCTCATCCAGGCCCTCAGAAGTACCGTCCTCTAAAGGACACTGATTTCCTGTGGGGCGGGCCAGTGAACCAGAAGCTCCGCCCCTTACTCACAACATTGTGACGTAGAAGCAGCGACAACCTATGGGACGCGACGGCGCCGcaaagctgggggtgggtggcGCAAGCGTCAGTTGTCGCGTTTCACCGCTTCTCCCAACTGTTCTACCGCGCCACTCGGTGGGGCGTCTGCTGTGTGAGCCCGCGGCCCAGCTGCTACCATGAGCCGGCACAGCCGGCTTCAGAGACAAGTTCTGAGTCTGTACCGCGAGTTGCTGCGCGCCGGGCACGGAAAGCCGGGCGCCGAGTCGCGGGTGCGGGCCGAGTTCCGGCAGCACGCCCGCCTGCCACGCTCCGACGTACTGCGCATCGAGTACCTGTACCGCCGCGGACGGCGCCAGCTTCAGCTGCTACGCTCGGGTCACGCCACGGCCATGGGTGCCTTTGTGAGTACGCGGGGCCCGACTGAGGAGTCCCCCGGCGCGGGGGCCCCAGGGACCCCACCTGACGAAGGTGACGGCCCAAGGAGACCGCTGGACAGCATGGGAGTACCGAAGACGGCGCCGGATGGACGGTGGCCGTCACCCGGTGGCTCAGGGGAACCGGGGGCCCGCCTGACTGCGTGGGGGGACCGGGGAACCGGCCTGATGGAAGGTGAGAGGTCTTGAGAGACCAGATCGACAGATTGGGGGAATTGAAGAGCCCTCCTGGCGACGTAGGGTGCGTTGGCGAGAGATGCCCGACTTTGCCCGATGTATGGTAACGGGTCAAACTTACCCATGAGGGCTTGGGGCAGCCTGGGTCGCCGGCTGGCTGGACTATCAAGCTGAGAGCTACTTACCCGAAGGCCTTGGGGAACCAGGACGCCCCGCTGTtggacagaaagagacagacacgCCCTTCTCTAGACCCGGGAGAACATACCACTCCTGGCTCCTCAAGGAGACTCCCTTTCGTTGTAACTATGAGGAGAGCAGACTTTTTTGCTGAGGAGTTTGGGAAGATGCCCTGATGGCCGGTGAGAAGCCTGAAATCCCCTTAGAAAAATCTTTCGCCCATTGTGACAAACTAGGATCGATGAGAAAGCGGGTAGGGAGTCTCTCACCCCAGCTAATCAATTAAAGACCCCCTCAAGACCTCTACGTGATACTTCTGAGGAGGACTCCCGATTCCTGCCCCTTTCCCTGCTCAGGACTGTTGGACAAAAAGGCAATAAAATTGGGGATGTGCTTACCTCCCTGTTGGTGGTCTTAAAGATTTAATGTTTGGGGGGATTTTTGaagaggcacacacacacacacaccaactaGTGACCCTCTGGCAAGGGATGGGTGTGGGGAGCTGTCTCTTCCCCTCTGGAGCCTTCTAGAATGGCAGGTTGGTTGGAGCCGCATAGTTCTCTCTCCTGGGCAGATCCATGGAGGGGACCCAGCCTGGCTTGACCCCAAAGAAGCCCCAGTAGACTCCTTAATGGAGGGTAATGAGGCAGGAGAGGAATAGTGGAGCTGAGGAGACCTGGCTGGTAACCCCTGAGGTAGTAGTGGGGCCCTCAAACCTGGCTGAGGAGTCCAGCCTCAGCTACAAGCTGGGATTTTTGTTAGCAAGGCtg harbors:
- the SDHAF1 gene encoding succinate dehydrogenase assembly factor 1, mitochondrial, producing the protein MSRHSRLQRQVLSLYRELLRAGHGKPGAESRVRAEFRQHARLPRSDVLRIEYLYRRGRRQLQLLRSGHATAMGAFVSTRGPTEESPGAGAPGTPPDEGDGPRRPLDSMGVPKTAPDGRWPSPGGSGEPGARLTAWGDRGTGLMEGERS